A portion of the Saccharomyces paradoxus chromosome XV, complete sequence genome contains these proteins:
- the ENV9 gene encoding Env9p (Protein proposed to be involved in vacuolar functions~similar to YOR246C), which produces MLDPRILPYYNPAVNRKIAVVTGGNTGIGWYTVLHLYLHGFVVYICGRNSHKISKAIQEILAEAKKRCHEDDNGPGLGPSIQRLGSLHYIHLDLTDLKCVERASLKILKLEDHIDVLINNAGIMAVPLEMTKDGFEVQLQTNYISHFLFTMRLLPLLRHCHGRVISLSSIGHHLEFMYWKLSKTWDYKPNMLFTWFRYAVSKTALIQCTKMLAIKYPDVLCLSVHPGLVMNTNLFSYWTRLPIVGIFFWLLFQVVGFFFGVSNEQGSLASLKCALDPNLSVEKDNGKYFTTGGKESKSSYVSNNVDEAASTWIWTVHQLRDRGFEI; this is translated from the coding sequence ATGTTAGACCCACGAATATTGCCATACTACAATCCGGCGGTGAATAGGAAGATTGCTGTGGTTACAGGCGGAAACACGGGTATTGGCTGGTATACTGTCTTGCATCTGTATTTACATGGGTTTGTCGTTTACATTTGTGGGAGAAATTCTCACAAGATTTCGAAAGCAATCCAAGAGATACTGGCAGAAGCAAAGAAGAGGTGCCATGAAGATGACAACGGCCCAGGCCTAGGCCCAAGCATCCAGCGTCTAGGATCACTTCACTATATCCATTTGGATTTGACGGACTTGAAGTGTGTGGAGAGAGCGTCGCTTAAAATTCTTAAGCTGGAAGACCACATAGACGTGCTTATTAACAATGCAGGAATTATGGCGGTGCCCTTAGAAATGACGAAGGACGGATTTGAAGTTCAATTGCAGACTAACTACATTTCCCACTTCCTCTTCACTATGAGATTACTGCCTTTACTACGCCATTGTCATGGCAGGGTCATTTCTCTGTCATCGATAGGTCATCATTTAGAGTTCATGTACTGGAAACTGAGCAAGACATGGGACTACAAACCTAACATGCTTTTCACATGGTTCAGATACGCAGTGAGTAAAACTGCGCTGATCCAATGCACGAAGATGTTGGCAATCAAATACCCGGACGTTCTTTGTCTCTCCGTTCACCCGGGTTTGGTGATGAACACAAACCTGTTCAGTTACTGGACAAGATTGCCCATCGTgggtattttcttctggcTGTTGTTCCAGGTCGTAGGGTTCTTCTTCGGTGTCTCAAACGAGCAAGGCTCGCTGGCCTCTTTGAAGTGTGCATTGGACCCAAATTTATCTGTCGAAAAAGATAACGGGAAGTACTTCACCACGGGGGGGAAAGAATCTAAATCGAGTTACGTTTCCAATAATGTGGATGAAGCGGCATCGACTTGGATTTGGACTGTTCATCAACTAAGAGACCGCGGTTTCGAAATATAA
- the SRL1 gene encoding Srl1p (Mannoprotein that exhibits a tight association with the cell wall~similar to YOR247W): MFHSVALFALFALTSSVSAIYSNNTAFTTTTLAPSYSLEPHETTISYADDTTTFFVTSTVYSTNWFTSTSATITNAATSSASGSAAPEYTHEITSTSTITSTLLLTLHDTTTLAPSSTAVSVSDEDSNNKDAKVRSIDQASTSNGCVPITKFVTVTNEPVTQYVTVTPNTTTQYVTVTGAPSVTTTSPGNVQWYNTTSITNSTSW, from the coding sequence atgtttcaCTCCGTTGCTCTTTTCGCTCTTTTCGCCTTGACAAGTTCTGTGTCCGCTATTTACTCGAACAATACTGCCTTCACCACTACCACTTTAGCGCCCAGCTACTCCTTGGAGCCCCACGAGACTACCATATCGTACGCTGACGACACCACCACTTTTTTCGTCACTTCAACGGTGTACTCCACGAACTGGTTCACTTCAACTTCGGCCACCATCACCAATGCGGCCACCTCCTCGGCTTCTGGATCGGCAGCACCAGAATACACCCATGAAATTACCTCCACCTCGACCATCACGTCCACTTTGCTGCTAACCCTTCATGACACCACTACCTTGGCTCCATCATCTACTGCAGTCAGTGTCAGTGATGAGGATTCGAACAACAAGGATGCGAAGGTTAGGTCCATTGACCAGGCTTCAACTTCTAACGGTTGTGTCCCAATCACAAAGTTTGTCACTGTGACCAATGAGCCCGTTACACAGTACGTTACAGTCACCCCAAATACGACTACTCAATATGTTACTGTCACCGGCGCACCCTCAGTTACCACTACCTCTCCAGGTAACGTACAATGGTACAACACTACCTCGATTACTAATTCGACCAGTTGGTGA
- the APC5 gene encoding anaphase promoting complex subunit 5 (Subunit of the Anaphase-Promoting Complex/Cyclosome (APC/C)~similar to YOR249C), producing the protein MSEYGPLGITNFITPYDLCILVLIHVHSSQDNGIAVPTEVFLRLISPTRPSIEWNPLLKDNSNLRPSSVVPPPILPILENVIRMLLDDRDGNKIALTLMGYLEAINGLDSINRLMMDLEKNCLVNNYRSMKVRTTSTRRQMTRASFLGTFLSTCIRKYQFGDFEMRETIWINLQNFKTAFKQTPLWQQFKDNIHIQKVKNCLLANDEISVEDQQMVEFFQNFDDCNDGNSKTMNEEINGTLISIQHLQSIVNRQIVDWLNTTEFNSNGRKEGDITSYEEQRQLVFDMLDTLSLNDATKFPLIFILKYLEAIKENSYQIALDSLHNYFDYKSTGNSQNYFHISLLSLATFHSSFNECDAAINSFEEATRIARENKDMETLNLIMIWIINFIEVHPEYANRFYITVEQIIKYLKNSSDVEDANIFSSAYKFETLLSMVKESKTADVSSSLLKFMAITLQNVPSQNFDLFQSLVDYEMKFWKEQGYESISGVYEKFISQTSSSSLRNHDSSVINRDIKAAFKALEEDDFSKVKQYLLKSESLKLDYAQQINFKYLRVKYLIRTGDYDLSMRLINQYIKECCEEVADSNWRFKFEIESINVLLLCNVGIRGLPKIMQLIDKYKEIGNPLRCVILLLKLCEVLVQVGKGAEAECLVSCNLSTILEFPFIRKKTNELLKSISVEKDTDVQMT; encoded by the coding sequence AAGATAACGGTATAGCGGTACCGACAGAAGTATTTCTTCGATTAATATCCCCCACGAGGCCTTCGATAGAATGGAACCCCCTGCTCAAGGATAATAGCAATTTACGACCTTCATCTGTTGTTCCACCTCCTATACTTCCTATACTGGAAAACGTAATAAGGATGCTATTAGATGACAGAGATGGTAACAAAATAGCTCTGACATTAATGGGTTATTTAGAGGCAATTAATGGGCTGGATTCAATAAACAGATTGATGATGGATTTAGAAAAGAATTGTTTGGTTAATAACTACAGGTCGATGAAAGTGCGCACAACATCAACTAGGAGACAAATGACAAGAGCAAGTTTCTTGGGAACGTTTTTGTCAACTTGTATACGCAAGTATCAATTTGgtgattttgaaatgaGGGAGACGATCTGGATAAACCtacaaaatttcaaaactgCATTTAAGCAAACTCCACTATGGCAACAGTTCAAAGATAACATTcatattcaaaaagtaaaaaacTGTCTTCTTGCTAACGATGAGATCTCGGTGGAGGATCAACAGATGGTggaatttttccaaaactttGATGATTGTAACGACGGTAATTCGAAAACAATGAACGAAGAAATTAATGGGACATTGATTTCCATCCAGCATTTACAATCAATAGTTAACCGCCAAATTGTGGATTGGTTAAATACTACAGAATTTAATTCGAACGGCCGCAAAGAAGGGGACATCACATCATATGAAGAACAACGCCAACTAGTTTTTGACATGTTAGATACGCTTTCATTGAACGATGCCACAAAGTTtcctttgatttttatattaAAGTATCTGGAAGCTATTAAGGAAAACAGTTATCAAATCGCGCTAGATTCACTACACAATTATTTTGATTACAAGTCTACAGGTAATTCTCAAAATTACTTCCATATATCTTTGTTGTCCCTTGCAACTTTCCACTCAAGTTTTAATGAGTGTGATGCAGcaataaattcttttgaGGAAGCCACGAGAATCGCAAgggaaaataaagatatgGAAACGTTGAATTTGATCATGATCTGgataataaattttataGAGGTACACCCGGAGTATGCCAATAGATTCTACATTACAGTGGAACAGATTATAAAATATCTGAAAAATAGTTCAGACGTGGAAGATGCCAATATATTCAGTAGCGCTTACAAGTTTGAAACATTGTTATCTATGGTGAAAGAATCCAAAACTGCTGATGTTTCTAGCTCACTTCTGAAATTTATGGCTATCACTTTGCAGAATGTGCCTTCTCAAAACTTCGATCTCTTCCAAAGTCTTGTTGATTatgaaatgaaattttggaaagaacaGGGATATGAATCCATATCCGGTGTATATGAGAAATTCATATCTCAAacatcctcttcttcgcTGAGAAATCACGACTCTTCTGTCATCAATCGAGATATAAAAGCAGCTTTTAAGGcacttgaagaagatgatttttcaaaagtcAAACAatatcttttgaaatcaGAGTCACTGAAACTAGACTACGCCCAGCAAAtaaattttaaatatttaaGAGTGAAATACTTGATCAGGACAGGTGATTATGACCTGAGTATGCGACTAATTAACcaatatatcaaagaatGCTGTGAGGAAGTAGCGGATTCGAACTGGagattcaaatttgaaattgaaagtaTCAACGTTTTGCTTCTATGTAATGTAGGGATAAGGGGTTTGCCGAAGATAATGCAATTAATTGACAAATACAAAGAGATAGGAAATCCTTTGCGATGTGTGATATTGTTGCTTAAGTTGTGTGAGGTTTTGGTTCAGGTAGGGAAGGGAGCGGAAGCAGAGTGCTTGGTGAGCTGTAATTTATCCACCATTCTTGAATTCCCATTTATAAGGAAGAAGACAAATGAACTCTTAAAGTCCATTAGCGTTGAGAAGGACACGGATGTTCAGATGACTTGA